The proteins below come from a single Drosophila miranda strain MSH22 chromosome Y unlocalized genomic scaffold, D.miranda_PacBio2.1 Contig_Y1_pilon, whole genome shotgun sequence genomic window:
- the LOC108159426 gene encoding 40S ribosomal protein S24 — protein sequence MSGTTATVRTRKFMTNRLLARKQMVCDVLHPGLSSVNKTEIREKLAAMYKVTPDVVFAFGFRTNFGGGRSTGFAFIYDTLDFAKKFEPKYRLARHGLFEQKKQTRKQRKERRNRMKKVRGTAKAKIGAGKK from the coding sequence ATGTCCGGTACAACCGCCACAGTCCGCACCCGCAAGTTCATGACCAACCGCCTGCTTGCCAGGAAACAAATGGTCTGCGATGTATTGCACCCGGGACTCTCTTCGGTCAACAAGACCGAGATCCGCGAGAAGCTCGCTGCCATGTACAAGGTGACTCCCGATGTCGTCTTTGCCTTCGGTTTCCGCACAAACTTCGGTGGCGGCCGCTCCACTGGCTTTGCCTTCATCTACGACACCCTGGACTTTGCCAAGAAGTTCGAGCCCAAGTACCGCCTGGCCCGTCACGGTCTCTTCGAGCAGAAGAAGCAGACCCGCAAGCAGCGCAAGGAACGTCGCAACAGGATGAAGAAGGTCCGTGGTACCGCCAAGGCCAAGATTGGTGCTGGCAAGAAGTAA